Proteins from a single region of Sphingopyxis sp. BSN-002:
- a CDS encoding BlaI/MecI/CopY family transcriptional regulator has product MLSSLPPREREIVDVLYERGASTVIEIGEALSDELSGSAIRAMLKRLEAKGFVAREQSERGFVYAPSLSDKAARKSALSQVVRVFFNGSPTSAAAALLGMQDDMSNDELDELEKMIAKARDGRMQ; this is encoded by the coding sequence ATGTTGTCGAGCCTGCCCCCGCGAGAACGCGAAATTGTCGATGTCCTGTACGAACGCGGCGCCTCCACGGTGATCGAGATCGGCGAGGCGCTTTCCGACGAGCTGTCGGGTTCGGCGATCCGCGCGATGCTGAAGCGGCTCGAGGCGAAGGGCTTTGTGGCCCGCGAACAGTCCGAGCGCGGCTTCGTCTATGCGCCGAGCCTGTCGGACAAGGCGGCGCGCAAGTCCGCGCTGAGCCAGGTCGTGCGCGTCTTCTTCAACGGATCGCCGACGAGCGCCGCTGCCGCGCTGCTGGGCATGCAGGACGACATGAGCAACGACGAGCTGGACGAACTTGAAAAAATGATCGCGAAAGCCCGCGACGGGAGGATGCAATGA
- a CDS encoding NUDIX domain-containing protein — MSEPYDPAAFPPLAVTVDLVLMTVRDGRLAVLLQRRSEAPHKGGWALPGGFVGAAESLDAAAQRILADKAGVADAWLEQLYSFGEPDRDPRMRIVTIAYFALLPAEALAAALAGRDDLRLAPFDALPPLAFDHRGIVDHAAARLRGKLDYAPVAFALLPPLFTLRALQDVHEAILGTALNKPAFRRRMLDKGWIEGTGTREEGGAFRPAELFRLRVPS; from the coding sequence ATGTCCGAACCCTATGATCCCGCTGCCTTCCCGCCGCTCGCTGTGACCGTCGACCTTGTCCTGATGACGGTGCGCGACGGGCGGCTGGCGGTTTTGCTCCAGCGCCGCAGCGAGGCGCCACACAAGGGTGGCTGGGCACTTCCCGGAGGCTTCGTCGGAGCCGCCGAAAGCCTTGATGCCGCCGCGCAGCGTATCCTCGCCGACAAGGCGGGGGTCGCCGACGCCTGGCTCGAACAGCTCTACAGCTTCGGCGAGCCGGATCGCGACCCGCGCATGCGCATCGTCACGATCGCCTATTTCGCGCTGCTGCCCGCCGAGGCGCTCGCCGCCGCGCTCGCGGGCCGCGACGACCTGAGGCTCGCGCCGTTCGACGCGCTGCCGCCGCTCGCCTTCGATCACCGCGGCATCGTCGATCACGCCGCGGCACGTCTGCGCGGCAAACTCGACTATGCTCCCGTCGCCTTCGCCCTGCTCCCGCCACTCTTCACCCTGCGTGCGCTCCAGGACGTCCACGAAGCGATCCTCGGCACCGCGCTCAACAAGCCGGCCTTCCGCCGCCGCATGCTCGACAAGGGCTGGATCGAGGGGACCGGAACGCGCGAGGAGGGCGGCGCCTTCCGCCCCGCCGAACTTTTCCGCTTGCGCGTCCCGTCCTGA
- a CDS encoding helix-turn-helix domain-containing protein — protein MANPVFSDPQAQSKRRNARRNLPLLVQGRTDAGTPLAIQIYNISETGLLVECDADLAANDRIRIDLPHAGTVGAQIVWTSGLLVGCQFDTPISSATLSAAQLQSAASPHLALGDDAPRPVDHFGARLQRLRVRKGLSQLDIAAHLGVSAPSISGWEKGRTRPKHARLDALADLLGVSLAELLDEPESEGIHELIDRSREQIARAMGTTSDKVRITVEL, from the coding sequence ATGGCCAACCCCGTATTTTCCGATCCGCAGGCGCAAAGCAAACGCCGCAACGCGCGCCGCAATCTCCCGCTTCTCGTGCAGGGCCGGACGGATGCGGGGACGCCGCTCGCCATCCAGATCTACAATATCTCGGAGACCGGCCTGCTCGTCGAATGCGACGCCGATCTGGCGGCGAACGATCGCATCCGGATCGACCTGCCGCACGCGGGCACGGTGGGCGCACAGATCGTCTGGACCAGCGGCCTTCTCGTCGGATGCCAGTTCGATACCCCGATCTCTTCCGCGACGCTCAGCGCCGCACAGCTTCAGAGCGCCGCGTCGCCGCATCTCGCACTCGGCGACGATGCACCGCGGCCGGTCGATCATTTCGGCGCGCGGCTGCAGCGTCTGCGCGTTCGCAAGGGCCTCAGCCAGCTCGACATTGCCGCCCATCTCGGCGTCAGCGCCCCCTCGATCTCCGGGTGGGAAAAGGGCCGCACCCGGCCGAAGCATGCGCGCCTCGACGCGCTCGCCGACCTGCTCGGCGTCTCGCTTGCCGAGCTGCTCGACGAACCCGAGTCCGAGGGCATTCACGAACTGATCGACCGCAGCCGCGAACAGATCGCGCGCGCGATGGGTACGACCTCCGACAAGGTCCGCATCACCGTCGAACTGTAA
- a CDS encoding nicotinate phosphoribosyltransferase: MKNLILATDSYKQSHFLQYPPEARIISAYVEARPNPFSDEIVFLGLQPLLVDYFSQPIAAADIDEAEAICVAHGVPFNRAGWEAIVADHGGYLPLEIKALPEGAIVPAGVPLVQLENTDPRMPWLTTFIETAMLRAIWYPTTVATLSWKCKQVIRAGLEKTSDDALGQLPFKLHDFGARGVSSAESAGLGGLAHLVNFQGTDTMEALVAARRYYGADMAGFSIPAAEHSTMTSWGREREEDAYRNMLDRFEGEGRIVAVVSDSYDLDAAVADIWGGSLREKVLGRQGTLVVRPDSGDPIETPLRTVKTLWEKFGGSVNSKGYRVLDPHVRVIQGDGMTVDSIGKLVARMVEEGFAIDNIAFGMGGGMLQHVNRDTLRFAMKANAMLGSDGVWHDVFKMPSTDPGKASKAGRQAVVMKDGRMVAARLDSAAPGADLLVPVWRNGELLVRHDFDAVRARSEGRL; this comes from the coding sequence ATGAAAAACCTGATCCTGGCGACCGACAGCTACAAGCAGAGCCATTTTCTGCAGTACCCGCCCGAGGCGCGCATCATCAGCGCCTATGTCGAGGCGCGGCCGAACCCCTTTTCCGACGAGATCGTCTTCCTGGGGCTGCAGCCGCTGCTGGTCGACTATTTCAGCCAGCCGATCGCGGCGGCGGACATCGACGAGGCCGAGGCGATCTGCGTTGCGCACGGGGTGCCGTTCAACCGCGCGGGATGGGAGGCGATCGTCGCCGATCATGGCGGCTATCTGCCACTCGAGATCAAGGCGCTGCCCGAGGGGGCGATCGTCCCGGCCGGGGTGCCGCTGGTACAGCTCGAGAATACCGATCCGCGCATGCCCTGGCTGACGACCTTCATCGAGACGGCGATGCTGCGCGCGATCTGGTACCCGACGACGGTCGCGACGCTGAGCTGGAAGTGCAAGCAGGTGATCCGCGCCGGGCTGGAAAAGACGTCCGACGATGCCCTCGGGCAGTTGCCCTTCAAGCTGCACGACTTTGGTGCGCGCGGGGTGTCTTCCGCCGAGAGTGCGGGGCTGGGCGGGCTCGCGCATCTCGTCAATTTCCAGGGCACCGACACGATGGAGGCGCTGGTCGCGGCGCGGCGTTACTATGGTGCCGACATGGCGGGATTTTCCATTCCTGCCGCCGAGCACAGCACGATGACGAGCTGGGGGCGCGAGCGCGAGGAGGACGCCTATCGCAACATGCTCGACCGGTTCGAGGGCGAAGGGCGGATCGTCGCGGTGGTCTCCGACAGCTATGACCTCGATGCGGCGGTCGCCGATATCTGGGGGGGCAGCCTGCGCGAGAAGGTGCTTGGCCGACAGGGCACGCTGGTCGTGCGTCCCGACAGCGGCGATCCGATCGAGACGCCGCTCCGCACGGTGAAGACTTTGTGGGAGAAGTTCGGCGGCAGCGTGAACAGCAAGGGCTATCGCGTGCTCGACCCGCATGTGCGGGTGATCCAGGGTGACGGGATGACGGTCGACAGCATCGGCAAGCTGGTGGCTCGCATGGTCGAGGAAGGCTTTGCGATCGACAATATCGCATTCGGCATGGGCGGCGGGATGCTCCAGCACGTCAACCGCGACACACTGCGCTTCGCGATGAAGGCGAACGCGATGCTGGGCAGCGACGGCGTGTGGCACGACGTGTTCAAAATGCCGAGCACCGATCCCGGCAAGGCGAGCAAGGCCGGGCGGCAGGCGGTCGTGATGAAGGACGGCCGGATGGTGGCGGCAAGGCTGGACAGCGCCGCGCCGGGCGCCGACCTGCTGGTACCGGTATGGCGCAATGGCGAGCTGCTGGTGCGGCACGACTTCGACGCGGTGCGCGCGCGGTCCGAGGGGCGGCTTTGA
- the corA gene encoding magnesium/cobalt transporter CorA, translated as MPIVAARHYHQGKLVRELGPSDVIPEDCADDDFFWLGLYEPTKEELSGIAKRFGLHPLAVEDALKAKQLPKVEVYGDQLFVIAATGNLDGDTIQGGETAIFLGRHFAVTVRHGSARAHTEVRARLETLPHKLAHGPDYVLYAILDFIVDGYFPVIDAIEDRLLLVEESVMDTPLDASEIRHLYSQRHEIIRFQRIVGLMKDVANRLVGTDDLPWIDDAVRPYFRDIWDHVQRAEFRLQGLREVAASVVDTNSLLEQQRQGVITRQLAAWAAILAVPTAIAGIYGMNFQHMPELGWTFGYPLVIAGMAAICGALYWRFRSIGWL; from the coding sequence ATGCCCATCGTCGCCGCCCGCCACTATCATCAGGGCAAGCTCGTCCGCGAGCTCGGGCCGAGCGACGTCATTCCCGAAGATTGCGCCGACGACGATTTCTTCTGGCTCGGCCTTTACGAACCGACGAAGGAGGAGCTTTCCGGCATCGCGAAACGCTTCGGCCTGCATCCGCTCGCGGTCGAGGACGCGCTGAAGGCAAAGCAGCTTCCGAAGGTCGAGGTTTATGGCGACCAGCTCTTCGTCATCGCCGCGACGGGCAATCTCGATGGCGACACGATCCAGGGCGGCGAGACCGCGATCTTCCTCGGCCGTCACTTCGCCGTGACTGTCCGCCACGGATCGGCGCGCGCGCATACCGAGGTGCGCGCACGGCTGGAGACGCTACCGCACAAGCTCGCGCACGGACCCGATTATGTCCTCTATGCAATCCTCGATTTCATCGTCGACGGCTATTTCCCGGTGATCGACGCGATCGAGGACCGGCTGTTGCTGGTCGAGGAAAGCGTGATGGACACCCCGCTCGATGCCAGCGAGATTCGCCACCTCTATTCGCAGCGGCACGAGATCATCCGCTTCCAGCGCATCGTCGGCCTGATGAAGGACGTTGCCAACCGCCTCGTCGGCACCGACGACCTGCCGTGGATCGACGACGCCGTGCGCCCGTATTTCCGCGATATCTGGGATCATGTCCAACGCGCCGAATTTCGCCTTCAGGGTCTGCGCGAGGTCGCGGCGTCGGTGGTCGACACCAATTCGCTCCTCGAACAGCAGCGTCAGGGCGTCATCACCCGCCAGCTTGCCGCTTGGGCTGCGATCCTCGCGGTTCCGACCGCAATCGCCGGCATCTACGGCATGAATTTCCAGCATATGCCGGAACTTGGCTGGACCTTCGGCTATCCGCTCGTCATCGCGGGCATGGCGGCGATTTGCGGCGCACTCTATTGGCGCTTCCGCAGCATCGGCTGGCTCTGA
- a CDS encoding ABC-F family ATP-binding cassette domain-containing protein — translation MSSITISDISWSTPDGRAVLSRLDLGFQRERTGIVGRNGVGKSTLLRLLTGDLAPASGSIAIDGTIAMLRQTVQVDPDETIADLFGARAALALLRRAEAGEASVGEIGDADWTLEARIGEALAAVGLPLPADTALAALSGGQRTRAALAGAMFARPDFLLLDEPTNNLDREGRAAVRDLIRGWRGGAIVVSHDRELLEEMDAIVELTSLGAARYGGGWSAWRARKDIEQAAAEAELAGAEKRLGHARRQAQAATEKQDRRDARGRAKAARGDMPKIAIGGLKRRAEETRASATRLADRQHREAETVLEAARSQIEVIDPLAVGLPSTGLSAARTVLELDHVTAGYVAGNPVIDDLSLTITGPERIAITGPNGSGKSTLLALVAGTLAPWSGTVRTPVRLALLDQRVSLLDPARSIAANFLALNPGATNNGCRAALARFRFRADAADRIVGTLSGGQMLRAGLACVLGAPQPPQLLILDEPGNHLDLDSLTAVETGLAAYDGALLVVSHDPAFLDAIGIQREIAAGLGSAPG, via the coding sequence ATGTCCTCGATCACAATCTCCGATATCAGCTGGTCCACGCCCGACGGCCGCGCCGTCCTCTCGCGGCTCGACCTCGGTTTCCAGCGCGAACGCACCGGCATCGTCGGCCGCAACGGCGTCGGCAAGTCGACCCTGCTGCGCCTGCTGACCGGCGATCTTGCGCCCGCCTCGGGCTCGATCGCGATCGACGGCACCATCGCGATGCTGCGCCAGACGGTGCAGGTCGATCCGGACGAGACGATCGCCGACCTGTTCGGCGCGCGCGCCGCGCTCGCGCTGCTCCGCAGGGCCGAGGCCGGCGAAGCAAGCGTCGGAGAGATCGGCGACGCCGACTGGACGCTCGAGGCGCGGATCGGCGAGGCGCTCGCCGCCGTCGGCCTGCCATTGCCCGCCGACACCGCTCTCGCGGCGCTCTCGGGCGGCCAGCGGACGCGCGCGGCGCTCGCCGGCGCGATGTTCGCACGGCCCGACTTCCTTCTGCTCGACGAACCCACCAACAACCTCGACCGCGAAGGGCGCGCCGCGGTGCGCGACCTGATCCGCGGCTGGCGCGGCGGCGCGATCGTTGTCAGCCACGACCGCGAGCTGCTGGAGGAAATGGACGCGATCGTCGAGCTCACCTCACTCGGCGCCGCGCGCTACGGCGGGGGCTGGAGCGCGTGGCGCGCGCGCAAGGATATCGAGCAGGCGGCCGCGGAAGCCGAACTCGCCGGCGCCGAAAAACGTCTCGGCCACGCCCGGCGCCAGGCGCAGGCGGCGACCGAGAAGCAGGACCGGCGCGACGCGCGCGGGCGCGCCAAGGCGGCGCGCGGCGACATGCCGAAAATCGCTATCGGCGGCCTCAAGCGCCGCGCCGAGGAAACCCGCGCCTCCGCAACGCGCCTCGCCGATCGCCAGCATCGCGAGGCCGAAACCGTGCTCGAAGCCGCACGCAGCCAGATCGAGGTGATCGATCCGCTCGCGGTCGGGCTTCCCTCGACCGGCCTCTCCGCCGCGCGCACCGTGCTCGAACTCGACCATGTCACGGCAGGCTATGTTGCGGGAAATCCGGTGATCGACGACCTGTCGCTGACGATCACCGGGCCCGAGCGGATCGCGATCACCGGACCCAACGGCTCGGGCAAGTCGACCCTGCTCGCGCTCGTCGCCGGCACGCTCGCCCCCTGGTCGGGCACGGTCCGGACCCCCGTTCGCCTCGCCCTGCTCGACCAGCGCGTCTCGCTCCTCGATCCGGCGCGGTCGATCGCGGCCAATTTCCTCGCGCTCAACCCCGGCGCCACCAACAACGGGTGCCGTGCCGCGCTCGCGCGCTTCCGCTTTCGTGCCGACGCCGCCGACCGCATCGTCGGCACGCTCAGCGGCGGACAGATGCTCCGCGCCGGGCTCGCCTGCGTCCTCGGCGCCCCGCAGCCGCCGCAATTGCTGATCCTCGACGAGCCGGGCAACCACCTCGACCTCGACTCGCTGACCGCGGTCGAGACCGGGCTGGCCGCCTATGACGGCGCGTTGCTCGTCGTGA
- a CDS encoding GH92 family glycosyl hydrolase — translation MKRTPVAVAALLFATLPIPGATGQPAADILSYVDPMIGTGPEGHTFPGATAPFGMVQLSPDTDATCQIRDCYDHAAGYSYHDPSIQGFSHTHFSGAGHSDLGDILVMPQAGDVKLDPGDPKQPGSGYRQRFDHATEKASPGYYAVTLADSGIRAELTAGTRTGVHRYTFPAGKEAHLLLDLRSSLYDYPGKILWSGLHLRPDGTLTGFRETRGWAPGRKLYFAMRFSAPLKGHAFLDRDEKIPYKGFQGPGRGSDALAEKLGKALEARLDFGTLGGPLEVRVALSGVDEAGAVANLDDAEKETGGADFDTVRSRTQGEWRKALGALQIDAPAPMRTNLYTALYHSLLAPSVWSDVDGRYRGPDDQVHVAKDFTFRSTFSLWDTFRAEHPLLTLVQPDQTNTDIVKSLVASRKHSPHGILPVWQFHGRETWTMIGYHAVPVIADAYMKGVGDFDANEALDAMVASAEYAPYGGLGDYMKLGYVPIDREPEAASKTVEYAYDDWTIARMAEKLGRKDVAERFAKRAGYWRNSFDAKTGWLRARKADGSFRTPFDPTAINYGSDYTEGNAWQYSWFVPQDQAALFKMLGGDAKAIAKLDAMFDYDNSKLDYSHAEDIAGLIGQYIHGNEPSHHVAYLYAYAGAPWRTQERLKQIVDSQYKPAPDGLSGNDDLGQMSAWLVFTGLGFYPVAPGSNQYVLGRPFVDRAVLTLPDGKRFTVEAPGLSDTNRYVGKVELNGKPLTRSWISDAEIRKGGTLRFTMQPTPNAAWGKAVGARPYSMSTAAK, via the coding sequence ATGAAACGCACTCCCGTGGCCGTCGCCGCTCTGCTCTTCGCCACCCTCCCGATCCCCGGCGCGACCGGTCAGCCTGCGGCCGACATATTGAGCTACGTCGACCCGATGATCGGCACCGGCCCCGAAGGCCACACCTTCCCCGGCGCGACCGCGCCCTTCGGCATGGTCCAGCTCTCGCCCGACACCGACGCGACGTGCCAGATCCGCGACTGCTACGATCATGCTGCGGGCTATTCGTATCACGACCCCTCGATCCAGGGGTTCAGCCACACGCATTTCTCGGGCGCGGGCCATTCGGACCTCGGCGACATCCTCGTCATGCCGCAGGCCGGGGACGTAAAGCTCGATCCCGGCGATCCGAAGCAGCCGGGCTCGGGCTATCGCCAGCGTTTCGACCATGCGACCGAAAAGGCCAGCCCCGGCTATTATGCCGTCACCCTCGCCGACAGCGGCATCCGCGCCGAACTCACCGCGGGCACGCGCACCGGCGTCCACCGCTATACCTTCCCCGCAGGCAAGGAAGCGCATCTGCTTCTCGACCTCCGCTCGTCGCTCTACGACTATCCGGGCAAGATCCTCTGGTCGGGGCTGCATCTCCGCCCCGACGGCACGCTCACCGGCTTTCGCGAAACGCGCGGCTGGGCGCCGGGGCGCAAGCTCTATTTCGCAATGCGCTTTTCGGCGCCGCTGAAGGGCCACGCCTTCCTCGATCGCGACGAGAAGATCCCGTACAAGGGCTTTCAGGGACCCGGCCGCGGCAGTGACGCGCTCGCCGAAAAGCTCGGCAAGGCACTCGAGGCGCGACTCGATTTCGGCACCCTCGGCGGTCCGCTCGAGGTCCGCGTCGCGCTCTCGGGCGTCGACGAGGCGGGCGCCGTCGCCAATCTCGACGACGCCGAAAAAGAAACGGGGGGCGCCGACTTCGACACGGTCCGCTCGCGCACGCAGGGCGAGTGGCGCAAGGCACTCGGCGCGCTGCAGATCGACGCCCCCGCACCGATGCGCACGAACCTCTACACCGCGCTCTATCACAGCCTCCTCGCGCCGAGCGTCTGGAGCGACGTCGACGGCCGCTACCGCGGCCCCGACGATCAGGTCCATGTCGCGAAGGATTTCACCTTCCGCTCGACCTTTTCGCTCTGGGACACCTTCCGCGCCGAGCATCCGCTGCTGACCCTCGTCCAGCCCGACCAGACGAACACCGACATCGTCAAATCGCTTGTCGCCAGCCGGAAGCACAGCCCGCACGGCATATTGCCCGTCTGGCAATTTCACGGCCGTGAGACCTGGACGATGATCGGCTATCACGCCGTCCCGGTCATCGCCGACGCCTATATGAAGGGCGTCGGCGACTTCGACGCCAACGAGGCGCTCGACGCGATGGTCGCGAGCGCCGAATACGCCCCCTATGGCGGGCTCGGCGACTATATGAAACTCGGCTACGTTCCGATCGACCGCGAACCCGAGGCCGCATCGAAGACCGTCGAATATGCCTATGACGACTGGACGATCGCGCGCATGGCCGAAAAGCTCGGCCGCAAGGACGTCGCCGAGCGCTTCGCCAAGCGTGCAGGTTACTGGCGCAACAGCTTCGATGCCAAGACCGGCTGGCTCCGCGCGCGCAAGGCCGACGGCAGCTTCCGTACCCCGTTCGACCCGACCGCAATCAACTATGGCTCGGACTATACCGAGGGCAATGCCTGGCAATATTCGTGGTTCGTCCCGCAGGATCAGGCCGCGCTCTTCAAAATGCTCGGCGGCGACGCGAAGGCGATCGCCAAACTCGACGCGATGTTCGACTATGACAACAGCAAGCTCGACTACAGCCATGCCGAGGATATCGCGGGGCTGATCGGCCAGTATATCCACGGCAACGAGCCGAGCCATCATGTCGCCTATCTCTACGCCTACGCCGGCGCGCCGTGGCGGACGCAGGAGCGGCTGAAACAGATCGTCGATAGTCAGTACAAGCCCGCCCCCGACGGGCTCTCCGGCAACGACGACCTCGGACAGATGTCGGCGTGGCTCGTCTTCACCGGCCTCGGCTTCTATCCGGTCGCGCCGGGATCGAACCAATATGTCCTCGGCCGGCCGTTCGTGGACCGTGCGGTGCTCACCCTGCCCGACGGCAAGCGCTTCACCGTCGAAGCCCCCGGGCTCTCGGACACGAACCGCTATGTCGGCAAGGTCGAGCTTAACGGCAAACCGCTCACGCGAAGCTGGATTTCCGACGCCGAAATCCGCAAGGGCGGCACGCTCCGCTTCACGATGCAGCCCACGCCAAATGCGGCGTGGGGCAAGGCGGTGGGCGCGCGGCCCTATTCGATGTCGACCGCAGCGAAGTGA
- a CDS encoding bifunctional nicotinamide-nucleotide adenylyltransferase/Nudix hydroxylase, which produces MNKADFGVFIGRFQPLHIGHEHVIRQALDRVGRLIVLVGSANVARDPRNPFTFDERAAMLRAAFRHEMAEERLIVEPLDDHLYSDTAWVTEVQRRVNRIILDVGNGHGFGSHGLADFRVALTGYGKDASSYYLRLFPEWDNIQIDSQYGTFSSTDARRRYFQRIPEVPASILTADVAAWLDAFKLGETFRILLEESEYLAAYPDQWGKGPFVTADAVVVQSGHILLVERGRLPGKGLLALPGGFVDAGERIRDAAIRELREETGISDGKGQIPPAMLGSFIEDHRTRVFDAPNRSLRGRVITHAFLFRLPERRKLFAVKGGDDAAHARWYRLGDLSPEMFFEDHWSIIEEMADL; this is translated from the coding sequence ATGAACAAAGCAGATTTCGGTGTCTTTATCGGACGCTTCCAGCCACTGCATATCGGGCATGAGCATGTCATCCGGCAGGCGCTCGATCGGGTCGGACGGCTGATCGTCCTCGTCGGATCGGCGAACGTGGCACGCGATCCGCGCAACCCCTTCACCTTCGACGAGCGCGCCGCGATGCTGCGCGCCGCCTTCCGCCACGAAATGGCCGAGGAGCGGCTGATCGTCGAACCGCTCGACGATCATCTCTATTCGGACACGGCATGGGTGACCGAAGTGCAGCGGCGGGTGAACCGCATCATCCTGGATGTCGGCAACGGGCATGGCTTCGGCAGCCACGGGCTCGCCGATTTTCGCGTCGCGCTGACGGGTTATGGCAAGGATGCGTCATCCTATTATCTCCGCCTGTTTCCCGAGTGGGACAATATCCAGATCGACAGCCAGTACGGGACCTTCAGCTCGACCGACGCGCGGCGGCGCTATTTCCAGCGCATCCCCGAAGTGCCGGCGTCGATCCTGACGGCGGACGTCGCGGCGTGGCTCGACGCGTTCAAGCTGGGCGAGACGTTCCGCATCTTGCTCGAAGAGAGCGAATATCTCGCCGCCTATCCCGATCAATGGGGGAAGGGGCCGTTCGTCACCGCCGACGCGGTTGTCGTCCAGTCGGGGCATATATTGCTCGTCGAGCGCGGGCGACTGCCCGGCAAGGGGTTGCTCGCGCTGCCCGGCGGCTTCGTCGATGCGGGCGAACGCATTCGCGACGCGGCGATCCGCGAGCTGCGCGAGGAAACGGGGATCAGCGACGGCAAGGGCCAGATTCCGCCCGCGATGCTCGGCAGCTTTATCGAAGATCATCGCACGCGGGTGTTCGATGCGCCGAACCGCAGCTTGCGCGGCCGCGTCATTACGCATGCATTTCTGTTCCGGCTACCCGAGCGGCGCAAGCTGTTCGCGGTCAAAGGCGGCGACGATGCCGCGCACGCGCGCTGGTATCGGCTCGGCGACCTGAGCCCCGAGATGTTCTTCGAAGATCATTGGTCGATCATCGAAGAGATGGCCGACCTGTAA